The Sagittula sp. P11 genome window below encodes:
- a CDS encoding ABC transporter substrate-binding protein, with product MLHRNLFALAGLSLATGLATGAAAETDMPFALDWKFEGPSAPYFVAIDKGYFGDADLTVEVTAGQGSLDAIPKVATGAFPVGFADINSLIKFLDQNPGAPVTAVMMVYDKPPFAIVGRKSLGVETPKDLEGKVLGAPPPDGAWAQFPIFAAENDLDMDAITVEPVGFPTREPMLAEGKVASVTGFSFSSFLNLVRLGVPEDDISTILMADHGVDLYGNAIIVNTDFATENPEAVKGFLEAVAMGWKDAIADPAGATESLMERNPAADAGLEERRLQLAIDANVVTDWTQANGFGGIDDDRMASAIEQMKLTYEFQNEPDAALYFSDAYLPDGGFALE from the coding sequence GTGCTGCATCGCAATCTGTTCGCGCTTGCCGGTCTGTCGCTGGCCACCGGACTTGCCACCGGAGCCGCCGCCGAGACCGATATGCCGTTCGCACTGGACTGGAAATTCGAAGGGCCGTCCGCGCCGTATTTCGTCGCCATCGACAAGGGCTATTTCGGCGATGCCGACCTGACGGTGGAAGTGACCGCCGGGCAGGGCTCGCTCGACGCCATTCCGAAGGTCGCGACCGGCGCCTTCCCGGTGGGCTTCGCCGACATCAACTCGCTCATCAAGTTCCTCGACCAGAACCCCGGCGCGCCGGTGACGGCGGTGATGATGGTCTACGACAAGCCGCCCTTCGCCATCGTGGGGCGCAAGTCGCTGGGCGTCGAGACGCCGAAGGACCTCGAGGGCAAGGTGCTGGGCGCGCCGCCGCCGGACGGCGCATGGGCGCAGTTCCCGATCTTCGCCGCCGAGAACGACCTCGACATGGACGCGATCACGGTGGAGCCGGTTGGCTTCCCGACCCGAGAGCCGATGCTGGCCGAGGGCAAGGTGGCATCGGTCACCGGCTTCTCCTTCTCGTCCTTCCTGAACCTCGTGCGGCTGGGCGTGCCGGAGGACGACATCTCCACCATCCTGATGGCCGACCACGGCGTCGACCTCTACGGCAACGCGATCATCGTCAACACCGACTTCGCCACCGAGAACCCGGAGGCCGTGAAAGGCTTCCTCGAAGCGGTCGCGATGGGCTGGAAGGACGCCATCGCCGATCCGGCGGGCGCCACCGAAAGCCTGATGGAGCGCAACCCGGCGGCGGATGCGGGGCTCGAAGAGCGTCGCCTGCAGCTGGCCATCGACGCCAACGTGGTGACCGACTGGACGCAGGCGAACGGCTTCGGCGGCATCGACGACGACCGCATGGCAAGCGCCATCGAGCAGATGAAGCTCACCTACGAGTTCCAGAACGAACCCGACGCGGCGCTCTATTTCTCCGACGCCTACCTGCCGGACGGCGGCTTCGCGCTGGAGTGA
- a CDS encoding ABC transporter ATP-binding protein has product MGNLIDIKDVRHTYQTQNGPLPVLDGLNVSVPEGGFCAVVGPSGCGKSTLTRLIAGLMKPDQGEVWLHGDRVKGPRSTVGMAFQNPVLLEWRTILQNVVLPLEIVPNSLSRKQQEDRARYLLSLVGLTGFEDKRPSELSGGMRQRASLCRALVHKPEVLILDEPFGALDAFTREDLWQTMHRVKEKEPFTGVLITHDLRESIFLADQVIVLSGRPARTQYVLDVPDTGPRDLDHLYTAEAAEMLGILRHQIEIAQGRAAA; this is encoded by the coding sequence ATGGGAAATCTGATCGACATCAAGGATGTGCGGCACACCTACCAGACGCAGAACGGCCCCTTGCCGGTTCTGGACGGGCTGAACGTCTCCGTCCCGGAGGGCGGCTTCTGCGCCGTGGTCGGGCCGTCGGGCTGCGGCAAGTCCACCCTCACGCGGCTGATCGCCGGGCTGATGAAACCGGACCAGGGCGAGGTCTGGCTGCACGGCGATCGGGTGAAGGGGCCGCGCTCCACGGTCGGCATGGCCTTCCAGAACCCCGTCCTGCTGGAATGGCGCACCATCCTGCAGAACGTGGTCCTGCCGCTCGAGATCGTGCCGAACAGCCTGTCGCGCAAGCAGCAGGAGGACCGCGCGCGCTACCTGCTCTCGCTGGTGGGGCTCACCGGGTTCGAGGACAAGCGCCCCTCCGAGCTCTCCGGCGGCATGCGGCAGCGCGCCTCGCTCTGCCGGGCGCTGGTCCACAAGCCCGAGGTGCTGATCCTCGACGAACCCTTCGGCGCGCTCGACGCCTTCACCCGAGAGGACCTCTGGCAGACCATGCACAGGGTGAAGGAGAAGGAGCCTTTCACCGGCGTCCTCATCACCCACGACCTGCGCGAGTCGATCTTCCTCGCCGACCAGGTGATCGTGCTGTCGGGGCGGCCCGCCCGCACGCAATACGTGCTCGACGTGCCGGACACCGGGCCGCGCGACCTCGACCACCTCTACACCGCCGAGGCCGCCGAGATGCTGGGCATCCTGCGCCACCAGATCGAGATCGCGCAGGGCAGGGCCGCGGCCTGA
- a CDS encoding ABC transporter permease: protein MRLKAFLTPVIAVIIFLLLWELLVWAMGWPNYKMASPSDLLPAYTRYWELFLVMGWQTLWRTVAGLLLAIVVGVVIGMIMGFSRTMRDALYPLLVGFNAIPKATVVPIIALMFVGMHDFNTVLIAFMISFFPIAVSISIGLSTLEPEYRDILRSLGASQTTIFWKIALPKTLPEFFGALKVSVTLAFIGTNLMEIVSPHGRGLGALFDSGKTNSDYPLMFAVLIALAFLGIVLYYVVVALEKVFAGWAERAPG from the coding sequence ATGCGTCTCAAAGCCTTTCTCACCCCGGTCATCGCCGTGATCATCTTCCTCCTGCTGTGGGAACTGCTGGTCTGGGCGATGGGCTGGCCGAACTACAAGATGGCCTCGCCCTCGGACCTGTTGCCCGCCTACACCCGCTACTGGGAGCTGTTCCTCGTCATGGGCTGGCAGACGCTCTGGCGGACGGTGGCGGGGCTGCTGCTGGCCATCGTGGTGGGTGTCGTGATCGGCATGATCATGGGCTTTTCCCGCACGATGCGCGACGCGCTCTACCCGCTGCTGGTGGGCTTCAACGCCATTCCGAAGGCCACCGTCGTGCCGATCATCGCGCTGATGTTCGTCGGCATGCACGACTTCAACACCGTGCTGATCGCCTTCATGATCTCCTTCTTCCCGATCGCCGTGTCGATCTCCATCGGGCTGTCGACGCTCGAGCCCGAGTACCGCGACATCCTGCGCTCGCTCGGGGCCAGCCAGACCACCATCTTCTGGAAAATCGCCCTGCCCAAGACCTTGCCGGAGTTCTTCGGCGCGCTGAAGGTCTCGGTCACGCTGGCCTTCATCGGCACCAACCTGATGGAGATCGTCTCGCCCCACGGCCGCGGCCTCGGCGCGCTCTTCGACTCGGGCAAGACTAACTCCGACTACCCGCTGATGTTCGCCGTCCTGATCGCGCTCGCCTTCCTGGGCATCGTTCTCTACTATGTCGTCGTCGCGCTGGAGAAGGTCTTTGCGGGCTGGGCGGAACGCGCGCCGGGCTGA
- a CDS encoding crotonase/enoyl-CoA hydratase family protein yields MDTTETLVTYELKGAVALIGLNRPEKRNAISDRFVEAIHEAVQRAQREARAGVIFGHGKHFCAGLDLAEHSEKPLFEAVKGSRRWHAVFDGIERGTIPFVAAISGAAVGGGFELAASTQIRVADQTAFFALPEGQRGIFVGGGGSVRIARLIGAPRMGDMMLTGRALKATEAEAWGGVSYVVAEGEALTKAVALAEQMATNAEFTNYAIINALPRIADMSSEDGLFAESMVASLATMTDDAKDRLRAFLEKRAAKVQDPNA; encoded by the coding sequence ATGGACACGACAGAGACGCTCGTCACTTACGAGCTCAAGGGCGCCGTTGCGCTGATCGGGCTGAACCGTCCCGAAAAACGCAACGCGATTTCCGACCGTTTCGTCGAGGCCATCCACGAAGCCGTACAGCGCGCGCAACGCGAAGCCCGCGCCGGGGTGATCTTCGGCCACGGCAAGCATTTCTGCGCCGGCCTCGACCTTGCCGAACATTCGGAGAAACCGCTCTTCGAGGCGGTGAAGGGGTCGCGCCGCTGGCACGCGGTCTTCGACGGGATCGAACGCGGCACCATCCCCTTCGTCGCGGCGATCAGCGGGGCCGCGGTGGGCGGCGGCTTCGAGCTGGCCGCCTCCACCCAGATCCGCGTGGCGGACCAGACCGCCTTCTTCGCCCTGCCCGAAGGCCAGCGCGGCATCTTCGTGGGCGGCGGCGGCTCGGTCCGGATCGCCCGGCTGATCGGCGCGCCGCGCATGGGCGACATGATGCTGACCGGCCGCGCCCTGAAGGCCACGGAGGCGGAGGCCTGGGGCGGCGTGTCCTACGTGGTGGCGGAAGGCGAGGCGCTGACAAAGGCCGTCGCGCTGGCCGAGCAGATGGCCACCAATGCCGAGTTCACCAACTACGCGATCATCAACGCCCTGCCGCGCATCGCGGACATGTCGTCCGAGGACGGGCTCTTCGCCGAATCCATGGTCGCGAGCCTCGCCACGATGACCGACGATGCGAAGGACCGCCTGCGCGCCTTCCTCGAAAAGCGCGCCGCGAAGGTGCAGGACCCCAATGCCTGA
- a CDS encoding MarR family winged helix-turn-helix transcriptional regulator, translating into MPEGDEALAFGPLADSLGFLLRLSQLRSFAQFYSDFESAGMRPGEWSVLLMLAENPGVRQGVLAKALRIKRAHMTKMVHGMEAEGLVRRTVPQGDKRSVELWLTEEGTARVDALRPSFVIHEGASPVPLSDAEAEQLKTLLRRYLKMES; encoded by the coding sequence ATGCCTGAGGGCGACGAGGCGCTGGCTTTCGGCCCGCTGGCGGACAGCCTCGGGTTCCTGCTGCGCCTGTCGCAGCTCCGCAGCTTTGCCCAGTTCTACAGCGACTTCGAATCCGCCGGGATGCGTCCCGGCGAATGGTCGGTGCTGCTGATGCTGGCCGAGAACCCCGGCGTCCGTCAGGGCGTCCTGGCCAAGGCGCTGCGCATCAAGCGCGCGCACATGACGAAGATGGTGCACGGGATGGAGGCCGAGGGCCTCGTCCGCCGCACCGTGCCGCAAGGCGACAAGCGGTCGGTGGAGCTCTGGCTGACGGAGGAGGGCACGGCCCGCGTCGATGCGCTCCGCCCGTCGTTCGTGATCCATGAGGGGGCGTCGCCCGTGCCGCTCAGCGACGCGGAGGCGGAGCAGCTGAAGACCCTCCTCCGGCGCTACCTGAAGATGGAGAGCTGA
- a CDS encoding flavin-dependent oxidoreductase, with product MADPVLIAGGGIGGLVTALTLHQIGVPCVVYEKVRELKPLGVGINLQPNAVRELYDLGIGPEVLDRVGVPAREWALVGLNGNDIYAEPRGLEAGYDWPQYAVHRGAFHIALLETFRERAGKDAVRTGHASAGYEEDEDGVTLVMQTEAGEVRARGSLLIGAEGIHSATRAQMHPDQPPIHWGGAVMWRGTTRAAPIRTGSSFVGLGTHRHRMVIYPISAPDADGLATINWIAELVVDKSEGRGESGWFRPVEIAEFAHHFEGFRYDWLDVPDLLSRADIAYENPMIDRDPIPTWVDGRVALLGDAAHAMYPTGSNGASQAVIDARTLGQCLLAEGVGPAALAAYDARLAGPVGQLVLRNRGAGPFGLLNMVDERCGGEFDDIDAVIPPAERDAFMAGYKAAAGFAREALNEAPRMIPEGARV from the coding sequence ATGGCCGACCCCGTCCTGATCGCCGGAGGCGGCATCGGCGGCCTCGTGACCGCGCTGACCCTGCACCAGATCGGCGTGCCCTGCGTGGTCTACGAGAAGGTGCGCGAGCTGAAACCCCTGGGCGTGGGCATCAACCTGCAACCCAACGCGGTGCGCGAGCTTTACGACCTGGGCATCGGGCCGGAGGTGCTGGACCGCGTCGGCGTGCCCGCGCGCGAATGGGCGCTGGTCGGCCTGAACGGCAACGACATCTACGCCGAGCCGCGCGGGCTGGAGGCGGGCTACGACTGGCCGCAATACGCCGTGCACCGCGGCGCCTTTCACATCGCGCTGCTTGAGACGTTCCGCGAACGTGCCGGCAAGGACGCGGTCCGGACCGGCCATGCCTCGGCGGGCTACGAAGAGGACGAGGACGGCGTCACGCTGGTGATGCAGACAGAAGCCGGCGAGGTCCGCGCCCGCGGCAGCCTGCTGATCGGGGCGGAAGGCATCCACTCCGCCACCCGCGCGCAGATGCACCCCGACCAGCCGCCGATCCACTGGGGCGGCGCGGTCATGTGGCGCGGCACCACGCGGGCGGCCCCGATCCGCACCGGCTCCAGCTTCGTGGGACTTGGCACGCACCGGCACCGGATGGTGATCTACCCGATCTCCGCCCCGGACGCGGACGGGCTCGCGACGATCAACTGGATCGCCGAACTGGTCGTCGACAAGAGCGAGGGCAGGGGCGAAAGCGGCTGGTTCCGCCCGGTGGAGATCGCGGAATTCGCCCATCACTTCGAAGGCTTCCGCTACGACTGGCTGGACGTGCCGGACCTGCTGTCCCGCGCCGACATCGCCTACGAGAACCCGATGATCGACCGCGACCCGATCCCCACATGGGTCGACGGGCGCGTGGCGCTTCTGGGCGACGCGGCCCATGCGATGTATCCGACCGGCTCCAACGGCGCGAGCCAGGCGGTGATCGACGCGCGCACGCTGGGCCAGTGCCTGCTGGCGGAGGGCGTCGGCCCGGCCGCGCTTGCCGCCTACGACGCGCGCCTTGCCGGACCCGTCGGCCAGCTCGTGCTGCGCAACCGGGGCGCCGGTCCCTTCGGCCTCCTGAACATGGTCGACGAACGCTGCGGAGGGGAGTTCGACGACATCGACGCGGTGATCCCGCCCGCGGAACGCGACGCCTTCATGGCGGGCTACAAGGCGGCGGCGGGCTTTGCGCGCGAGGCCCTGAACGAGGCCCCCCGCATGATCCCCGAGGGCGCCCGCGTCTGA
- a CDS encoding aldo/keto reductase, which yields MLKRELGTGGPEVAALGVGAMSFSDFYGPVSVEEAHAVLDAALDAGVTHIDTSNVYGMGRSEETIGAYLKRYAGKGGMPFTIATKAAITRDAEGRRTFDNAPEHLEAELDQSLKRLGVEQVALFYVHRRDPRHEIEAVTETLAALRAKGKIAAFGFSEIAPTSLRRAAAVAPVAAVQSEYSLQTRLPELGLLQACEDLGTALVAFCPVGRGLLSDTPPTPERVAASGFMSGNPRFTGGNLDRNIAASAPLREMAADMGVATASLAIAWTLAKSPAIHAIPGTRSTAHFAELVAGAGMKLSPDIVAEIEQRLPVGWCHGARYSDVQSVGPEAYC from the coding sequence ATGCTGAAACGGGAACTGGGGACCGGCGGCCCGGAGGTCGCGGCGCTGGGTGTGGGGGCGATGTCCTTCTCGGACTTCTACGGCCCGGTCAGCGTCGAGGAGGCGCACGCGGTGCTCGACGCGGCACTGGATGCCGGCGTGACCCATATCGACACCTCCAACGTCTACGGCATGGGCCGCTCCGAAGAGACCATCGGCGCCTACCTCAAGCGCTACGCGGGCAAGGGCGGCATGCCCTTCACCATCGCCACGAAGGCGGCGATCACCAGGGACGCGGAGGGGCGGCGCACCTTCGACAACGCGCCCGAACACCTCGAGGCAGAGCTGGACCAGAGCCTCAAGCGCCTTGGGGTGGAGCAGGTGGCGCTCTTCTACGTGCACCGCCGCGACCCCCGGCACGAGATCGAGGCGGTGACGGAAACCCTCGCCGCGCTCAGGGCGAAGGGCAAGATCGCCGCCTTCGGCTTTTCCGAGATCGCGCCGACCTCGCTCCGGCGCGCGGCGGCCGTTGCGCCGGTGGCGGCGGTGCAGTCGGAATACTCGCTGCAGACGCGCCTGCCGGAACTGGGACTTCTGCAGGCCTGCGAGGATCTCGGCACGGCGCTGGTCGCCTTCTGCCCGGTGGGCCGCGGGCTGCTGTCCGACACGCCGCCCACGCCGGAGCGTGTGGCGGCAAGCGGCTTCATGTCCGGCAATCCGCGCTTCACCGGCGGCAACCTCGACCGCAACATCGCGGCCAGCGCGCCCCTGCGCGAGATGGCGGCAGACATGGGCGTGGCGACCGCATCCCTCGCCATCGCATGGACCCTGGCCAAGAGCCCCGCGATCCACGCGATCCCGGGCACGCGCAGCACCGCGCATTTCGCCGAACTGGTCGCTGGCGCCGGTATGAAGCTGTCGCCCGACATCGTCGCGGAGATCGAACAGCGGCTGCCGGTCGGCTGGTGCCACGGCGCGCGCTACTCCGACGTGCAGTCCGTGGGACCGGAAGCCTACTGCTGA